A single region of the Silene latifolia isolate original U9 population chromosome 8, ASM4854445v1, whole genome shotgun sequence genome encodes:
- the LOC141596189 gene encoding uncharacterized protein LOC141596189, with product MHQHFCLRKNFAILLVLSVCASMMLYGSNGEEYVSAVGDPGMKRDGLRLGLESWNQCNEVGEETPHMGSPRVADCFDLYKASPLKTTGRQKCSLCELMPYAVVHRVTEDDNKLGEGQPFPGGDPRALTNIDLYAPTKELYLASKCEVQDTPNPWHFWMIMLKNGNMDQTTNPCPRNGLRVMAQPNQPSDGFPCFRKGCMNHPSIIHNYTTLQGLNRTTLRGSFYGSWDLDAPFRYGSVGNDNTSAYSVSWEKDVGNGSWVFHHVLKTSEKYPWLMFYLRADATHGFSGGYHYPSRGMLKIIPESPNFKVKFRLEVIKGGGRWSQFYLMDIGSCWKNNGQPCDGNVTSDVTRYNEMILNPSAPSWCNSESLRFCPPYHTFSNGTEVHRNDTDHFPYGAYHIYCAPGNGKYLEEPVSYCDPFSNPQPQEIVQILPHPVWSEYEYPTKQGDGWVGDPRTWELDVGRLSQSLYFYQDPETPPAKRQWTSINIGTEIFKDPNQVAEWTVSNFDVLVPKQ from the exons ATGCACCAGCATTTTTGCCTAAGAAAGAATTTTGCCATACTTCTTGTACTATCAGTATGTGCATCAATGATGTTATATGGAAGTAATGGAGAAGAGTATGTTTCAGCTGTCGGCGACCCGGGAATGAAAAGAGACGGTTTACGATTAGGTTTGGAATCATGGAACCAATGCAATGAGGTTGGTGAGGAAACTCCACATATGGGTAGTCCTAGGGTTGCTGACTGCTTTGATCTCTACAAAGCTTCACCTCTCAAAACTACCG GAAGGCAAAAGTGTTCTCTTTGTGAACTGATGCCATATGCAGTAGTCCATCGAGTAACCGAGGACGACAACAAGCTAGGAGAAGGGCAACCCTTTCCAGGAGGAGATCCAAGGGCACTTACTAACATAGACCTGTATGCTCCGACGAAAGAACTATACTTAGCATCAAAATGTGAAGTACAAGACACACCTAACCCATGGCATTTCTGGATGATCATGCTCAAGAATGGTAACATGGACCAAACCACAAACCCATGCCCGAGGAACGGCCTCCGAGTCATGGCTCAACCTAACCAACCTTCCGATGGGTTTCCCTGCTTCAGAAAAGGGTGCATGAACCACCCATCAATCATTCATAACTACACAACACTGCAAGGGCTTAACAGGACTACTCTTCGAGGAAGCTTCTATGGGTCGTGGGATTTGGATGCTCCGTTTAGATATGGGTCAGTCGGGAATGATAATACTTCGGCTTATTCGGTCAGCTGGGAGAAGGATGTTGGTAATGGGAGTTGGGTTTTCCACCATGTTCTTAAGACTTCGGAAAAGTATCCATGGCTGATGTTTTACTTGAGAGCTGATGCTACTCATGGATTTTCTGGTGGATATCATTATCCTTCCAGAGGAATGTTAAAGATT ATACCAGAATCGCCGAATTTTAAGGTGAAATTCAGATTGGAAGTGATAAAGGGAGGCGGTCGATGGAGCCAATTCTATCTAATGGACATAGGCAGCTGCTGGAAGAACAACGGACAACCATGTGACGGAAATGTAACATCAGACGTTACACGATACAATGAAATGATCCTAAACCCGAGTGCTCCTAGTTGGTGCAATTCGGAAAGTCTCCGCTTCTGCCCGCCTTACCACACATTCTCAAACGGGACTGAAGTTCATCGAAATGACACTGATCACTTCCCTTATGGAGCTTATCACATATACTGCGCGCCAGGGAACGGAAAATATCTAGAAGAGCCTGTTAGCTACTGTGATCCCTTTAGTAATCCTCAACCTCAAGAAATTGTGCAGATTTTACCTCATCCTGTTTGGAGTGAGTACGAGTACCCGACTAAGCAAGGAGACGGGTGGGTCGGTGACCCGAGGACTTGGGAGCTCGATGTAGGAAGGTTGTCTCAGTCATTATACTTCTATCAG GACCCTGAAACACCCCCAGCTAAGAGGCAGTGGACTTCTATAAACATAGGGACTGAAATTTTCAAGGATCCTAATCAAGTTGCGGAATGGACCGTCAGCAATTTTGACGTCCTAGTGCCTAAACAATGA
- the LOC141596190 gene encoding heat stress transcription factor A-4c-like — MDETQGGSNVLPPFLTKTYEMVDDHATNSIVSWSSNNTSFIVWNPPEFSSDLLPKFFKHNFSSFIRQLNTYGFRKVDPEQWEFQNDDFIRGQPRLLKNIHRRKPVHSHSISNPRVQVSSNPVTESERQKYKNDITRLRHEKELLVLESQRQRQEEQGIESDLRNLRERLQYMEQWQLNLVSYLSRILQKRDLGTILPQLENYAKKRRASRPDQFNRETSDDDTMSSRKTSDLDTAFLEKLESCLVFWENLVYEVEDECVESTTCAESPAISLDLSRNAMNSEFPATAETASTAPPQRVNDVFWEQFLTENPGSDDSEKLESESREPGAKEKDIRLIDHDRQWWNIRHTSNLADSIGQLTSAGRS, encoded by the exons ATGGATGAAACTCAAGGTGGATCAAATGTTTTGCCTCCTTTTCTTACAAAGACTTATGAAATGGTGGACGATCACGCCACGAACTCCATTGTTTCGTGGAGCTCGAATAATACAAGCTTTATTGTATGGAATCCTCCTGAATTTTCAAGCGATTTGTTGCCGAAGTTCTTTAAACATAACTTCTCAAGCTTCATCAGACAGCTGAATACTTAT GGTTTTAGGAAGGTTGATCCGGAACAATGGGAGTTCCAAAATGATGATTTTATACGAGGGCAACCGCGTCTTTTGAAAAACATTCATAGACGAAAGCCGGTTCATAGTCACTCCATAAGTAATCCTCGTGTACAGGTTAGCTCTAATCCTGTAACTGAATCCGAAAGACAGAAATATAAGAATGATATTACGCGGCTAAGACATGAAAAAGAGTTGCTTGTTTTAGAGTCGCAAAGGCAGAGGCAAGAAGAGCAGGGGATTGAGTCAGATTTGCGGAATTTGAGAGAGCGCTTGCAGTACATGGAACAATGGCAGTTAAATTTAGTGTCTTACTTGTCGCGTATATTGCAGAAACGCGACCTTGGAACCATTTTGCCTCAGTTAGAAAACTATGCTAAAAAGAGAAGGGCTTCTAGACCAGACCAATTTAATCGCGAAACAAGCGATGATGATACTATGAGTAGTCGAAAAACATCAGATTTAGATACTGCATTTTTGGAAAAGCTCGAATCTTGCTTAGTTTTTTGGGAGAATCTTGTGTATGAAGTCGAAGATGAATGTGTTGAATCCACAACTTGTGCCGAAAGTCCTGCAATTTCACTTGATTTGTCGAGGAATGCTATGAACTCTGAATTTCCTGCAACTGCTGAAACTGCATCAACAGCGCCGCCACAAAGAGTAAATGATGTGTTTTGGGAACAATTTTTGACAGAAAATCCGGGTTCTGATGATTCTGAAAAACTGGAATCGGAAAGTAGAGAACCCGGAGCGAAGGAGAAAGATATTAGATTAATAGATCATGACAGACAGTGGTGGAATATCAGACATACTAGTAATCTTGCTGACAGCATTGGCCAGCTTACTTCAGCTGGTAGAAGCTGA